The sequence GGCGAGGACCCGACCCGGTACCTGGTGCTGGGCCCCGATCGGACCGGCAACCTCCTGGAGATGGTCGTCCTCGACCGGCCCCAGGGACCGGCTGTCATCCATGCGATGCCCATGCGAGCCAAGTACCGGCGACTGTTGTCGACAGGACGGTGAGAGTGACCATGAACCACGGCACGAAGGCCGACGGCACGTTCATCACCGACGAGGCAGTGGAGGCGATGGCGGACGAGGCCGAGCACGGGTACGACGTCGAGGAGCTCCTTCGCCGCCGCCAGCCGGGCCGGCCGACGATGGGCTCGGGCATTGCCACGGTGGAATCGGTCCGCCTTGACCCCGAACTCAAGCGCGACCTGCTCCTGCGGGCCGCCGAAGAGGGCACGAGTGTTTCGGAGGTCATCCGCGCCGCCGTCCGCCAGTACCTGCACGTCGGCTGATCCACACCGTCGGCAGCGACCTCTACGTCTCGCTACACAAGCGTCGCTGCTCGCGTCGGAAATGGATGTTCACGGGTCGGCCTCTGGGACCGGCGGCACAGCCGCCTGAGGGAGGCAGATCGGCACCTACGTCGCGCCGTGCTCGTATGTGACCTGCTTGCCGGTTGCCTCGGCATACGCGATCTCCGAGGCGGTGGACGGGCCGACGTAGCCGCCGGGATTCACGATGTGGACGCGGTCAGACACGTCGATCTTCCGGCAGTGGAGAACCGCCAGCATCTCGACATCGGCGGTCAACAAGCCATCGTCCGGCACCGGTAGCGCTGGCAGCAGCACCACGCGGCCTTCCAGCGAGAGCCGTCGATGCGCTGCGAGGTGCTCGGCGGCGAAGCGGACGGAGCCGCAGAGCGTCACGACCTCGGCCTTGTACACGCGCACGTCAGCGCTACCCCACGTCAAGGACTACCTCAGCCGGCACCACGGCCATGAGGCCGTCCGACTCGTCGTAGACGACGAGCACGGCAATGAGGCACTCACCGTGCCCCGGGGAGCGGTCGAGCTGCTGGCACGGATCCTCGCGCACATGGCCGCCGGCCAGGGCGTCTCGGTCGTGCCGGCGCATGCCGAGTTGACCACTCAGCAGGCCGCGAACCTGCTCAACGTGTCGCGTCCGTTCCTCATCGGTCTGCTCGATGCCGGCCAGATCGACTTCCGCAAGGTCGGCAAGCACCGGCGGGTGAAGGCGGCATCTCTGATGGACTACCTGCGCAAGGACGACCAGCGACGGCGCGACGCTGCCGATGAACTGTCTGCTCTCACGCAGGAGCTCGGACTCGTCTGACCGTGTCCTTCATCGTCGTCTACGACGCCAACGTGCTGTACCCGAGCACGCTGCGCGACCTGCTCATCCGGATCGCGCAGGCCGGGCTCGTCGGCGCGAAGTGGACCGACGAGATCCTCGACGAAGTCTTCGACAACCTCCGCGGCAACCGGCCAGACCTGAACCCGGCGGCCTTGGACCGCACCCGCGAGCTGATGGTGCGAGCCGTCCGGGACTGCCTCGTCGTCGACTACCAGCCGCTCGTCGACGCCATCCAGCTGCCCGACCCGAAGGATCGGCACGTACTCGCCGCCGCGATCAAGTCACGCGCACAGGTCATCGTCACGACCAACCTCGAGGACTTCCCCGCACACCGTCTCGACGGCTGGAACGTCGAAGCCAAGCATCCGGACGAGTTCGTGCTCGACCAGATCGACCTCGACCGGCAGGCGGTCTACGGAGCAGTCCAGCGCATCGCCGACGCCTGGCGCAATCCACCCGGCACCATCCTCGACGTGTTCGACCGTCTCGAGCGCGATGGACTCGCCGAGCCCCTGGACCTTGTCGTCGTTTGTGAGCAGCACGTCGGCGCGTCCGACAGCGGACGTTGCGACGTGTATCGCATCAATTGTCTTGAGCCCGTGGTCGATCCTGAGACGGCGGGCGTCGGCGACGATGATTCGGGTGACGTTGACCTGCTGGACACTGCTGCGACGCATGGCCTGCTCGGCCCGCTCCGCACTCTCCTGGGTCCTGGCGTCGTGCCGGCCGCCGAGAACCTCGACCGGCATCAGGACACTCGTGACGATCTGCAGCTCGCCGCGATCGGCGGCGGCGAGCCACTCAGCAAGATCGGCCGCGTAGGGACCTTCCCCGACAGGGCAGTGATCCAGGACTGTGCGTCGAGGTACGGACGCCGGAACGGGTCAACCAAGACCCATCTCCCCGCGGTTGCGCTCGAGGTACTCAGCTGGGTCAAGCCCGCCGGTCAGCTTCGGCATGGAACCCACGAGGCTGCTGAGCGTCGGCAGGTCGTCGTCCTGGGGTAGCACCTCCATGTCCTGCAGCCGGATCCGCAGCGGCCGGCCGGCGCTGTCCTCCTGAAGCACGCCGTGAACCTCCACTCGCTTGCGCAGAGCGGCGTGCACCCGCGGGTAGTCCACCTCGGCGAAGGAGACGACGACGCGGCGCCTGTCGAAATCGTTGTAAAGGGACGCCTCGCGCTTCGCGTGCACCGTCAGGCTCTCCAGCGTCCCGCTGACGCTGCCAATGACTTTGAACTGTGGCCGGTCGACGGGCGTCTCCAGCAGCGGCAGGACAAGCGCTGGCGCGACGATCACTCGCCCGCCACCCTCCCGGCGCTGCGTGAACAAGGAGCCGGAGCCGGTTCGGTCCAGCCCGGCCAGCAGTTCCCGCAGGATCGGGATGTCTTCCTCGGGCAGTCGGGCAGCCGGATCTTCGAGGTCGAGGGCGTAAGTGTCGACGATCTCCCGAAGCTCGGCGAGGGTCACATCCTCGGTCGGAGATGCCTCCAGCATCGTCAGGGCGCTGCTCTTACGCAGGCCGGTCAGGTGCCAGCGCAGTCCGTCGGCGCGATCACCGAGCACACGGTGCGCGGTGCGGTCCAGCAACTCATAGCCGCGCTGCAGCGCCTGCACAACGCTGGGGAAGTCCATCTGCCCGAGCGCGCCGTCGACGCCGAGCAGCAGCTCGACGCCGTCTGCGCGGTCGGAAGGCATGTACGCAAGGTAGCGCCGCGCCACGACAGGGAGCCAGCGGTGATCCAGCCGCAACTTCCCGTTCCCGACGCTCGTCGCGGCCCGAGTTGCATCTGAGTTGCTCCTCGTGTTCGCCGGTTCGCGCCGGGCTCTCGCCGTTTCAGCCGGCGAGCGTGTTCGCTGCGTGGGGCGGGATCAGTACCAGGGAAGTCATGTGTGGCACCTCGCGGGGGTGCCCCTCCCTTCGGCACGCAACGGCGAACGGCCGTGCCCGGTCGTTCCGGCCGCCGTCTCCCCCGCCGCCGCCGCGAAAGTGCCGCCGCGATGGCGGCGTCCCGGTCGACCGAGGTGTGCTGGTGGATCAAGGCCGCGCGCATCGCGGCGTGTCCCGTCCCCGCCTTGAGCTCCTTGGTGCTGGCGCCGGTCGCTGCGGCCAGGGTGTTGCCGGTGTGCCGCAGGTCGTGGTTGTGCCGACGTCGGCAGTCCGGCGCGCTCGCGCGCCTTGACCCAGGTGCTGCGGAATCCACGCCCAGACCGGCGCGCCCTGGCCCTGGTGCAACACCGTCACCGACTGGTTGAGATCCACGGCGTACGGCCCGAGCGCCGTCCGCAGCTGCAGCAGCTCGGCCAGCAGCTGCCGCTCGCCCGAACTCGCCGGCGGCAGACACGACCCGGCCAGGGTCAGCCCGGCTGGCGCCACGATCAGGAGGAAAGCAGCAGGCTGAGACCGCCGATGGTGAAGGCCACCATCACGGTGACCAGCGGCAGCTGGCCGCTCGTGGTGTTGCGCCGCCACCGGCGCACGGCGCACTCATGTGCGAGAACGACCCCGAACACATGGGCGAGCACGATCGCGCCGACCTGGACGATGGCGATCGTCCCAGGGCTGAGCGCCGTGTAGTCGATGGCGTTCGTGTACGTCCCGAACAGATCGACGCCTTCCTGCCCGAACGGGTTGCTCGCCAGGATCCACGTCGCCTGGCCGTCGAGCAGCAGCAGCGAGAAGTAGTGCGCGATGGCGTAGCCGACCGCGATCGGCACCACGGAATGGGCGAACAGCGCGGGTTCGCGGTGTGCCGGCTGGCCGGTGACCATCCCGCCGAGCATGGTCGCGCCGACGAACAGCACTGCGGCCAGGGCGATCATGGCCAGCAGGCCGACGGTGCCCGGGACGGCGCTGAGGTAGGCGTCCCGGCCCGGACCCTCCTGCCACAACTGGGTGCGGGACAGCCCGTCGTAGCCGGTGGAGCCGACGAGCACGAGCACGACGGCGGTCAGTCCGCGTTCGGGCCGCAGCCCGTCGACACCGTCCAGGGGTGAGCGCGCGACGAGGCACCCGTCCTCGCGCCGCCCGAATGGTGACAGGCGGCCGATCAAGGCGCTGTACACCTCGAAGCCGTCGCCGCGGGCGTACCAGCCCGAGCCGAACCACAGCCCGGCGATGAGGTGCACGACGCCGTACACGACCAGGAAGATCCCGACGGTGCGCGGATCGGCGCGGCCCGGCAGCACGAGCTCCAGCCACACGAAGAGCAGCAGGGAGACGGCGGCAGGCCAGTAGCCGAGCGCCGGCAGCCGCGTCTCGGCCGGAGCCGGGCCTGCGATCCTCGCCAGCCCGGCGTGCAGGGTCCGCAGCGGGTTGACGTAGCCCCATACCGGCCCGAGCAGCAGGCTGGCTGGGATCAGCCCGACCCAGAAGGTGACGTACAGCGCATACGGCGCGAGGTTGTCGTTCGGGCGCGGCGGTCCGGCCAGAGAGACGGCGACCACGACAAGGGTCAGCACCAGTGCGACCGCCCGAGCGACCGCCTTGGTGACCGGCGAGTCGACGACGGTCCGGACGAGATCCGGAAGCGGTCGCCCGGCCGCGTCGCCGAGCAGCTTGGGCCGGCGCCAGAGCAGCACCAGGCCGAGAAAGCTGACGACGACCGCGAGCCCGGCGCCGTACAGCGCGAGGGCGAGCGGGACCGGCAGGTCGGCGCGGCTGCCGACTCCGTGCGCGAGGACGATCACGCGACCCTCAGCTGGAACAGCGGCCGGCCCGCGCCGTGGAGTTCCACCTCGTACGCGCCGGGCAGGTCGGCGACGAAGTCGATCTCGGCGGGCTGACCGGGGGCGAGGTCGACGTACAGGTCGTAGCCGTGGACGTGGATCTCCTCAGCAACGTCACTGGTGACGCGGATGACGACCTGCTCTCCCAGCTTCACCGGAACCCGCTGCTCGACGCCGGTGATCTTCCCCCTGACGTACTGCACGTCGATG is a genomic window of Mycobacteriales bacterium containing:
- a CDS encoding ribbon-helix-helix domain-containing protein; amino-acid sequence: MNHGTKADGTFITDEAVEAMADEAEHGYDVEELLRRRQPGRPTMGSGIATVESVRLDPELKRDLLLRAAEEGTSVSEVIRAAVRQYLHVG
- a CDS encoding helix-turn-helix domain-containing protein; the encoded protein is MAAGQGVSVVPAHAELTTQQAANLLNVSRPFLIGLLDAGQIDFRKVGKHRRVKAASLMDYLRKDDQRRRDAADELSALTQELGLV
- a CDS encoding PIN domain-containing protein, whose translation is MSFIVVYDANVLYPSTLRDLLIRIAQAGLVGAKWTDEILDEVFDNLRGNRPDLNPAALDRTRELMVRAVRDCLVVDYQPLVDAIQLPDPKDRHVLAAAIKSRAQVIVTTNLEDFPAHRLDGWNVEAKHPDEFVLDQIDLDRQAVYGAVQRIADAWRNPPGTILDVFDRLERDGLAEPLDLVVVCEQHVGASDSGRCDVYRINCLEPVVDPETAGVGDDDSGDVDLLDTAATHGLLGPLRTLLGPGVVPAAENLDRHQDTRDDLQLAAIGGGEPLSKIGRVGTFPDRAVIQDCASRYGRRNGSTKTHLPAVALEVLSWVKPAGQLRHGTHEAAERRQVVVLG